The following coding sequences lie in one Tichowtungia aerotolerans genomic window:
- the argC gene encoding N-acetyl-gamma-glutamyl-phosphate reductase has product MQKVKVIGAGGYGGVGIVELLLNHPEFEISCLVAKTETGMLISELYPHLKGFCDLPILTPDAPEAQEAFDAVFCSTPDRVGMNIAENELAKGAHVVDYSGDFRFTTEDKYSAYANFIGLNPEHAAPSLLPQTIYGLSELHEITPDQKLAGNPGCFAVSCILGLAPAAASNLVAPKSVICDCKTGVSGAGKKPSPTFHYPARYEQVNAYKLAGHQHMVEIEQELSALAGETIQITMTTQVVPTCRGILSCLYGDLNSTMTASEVLDLYQAFYADKPFVRVLDNKTVIGTAQVSGTNFCNLIVDVDERNNRLRIISHIDNLMKGQAGNALQNMNLMFGLDPMTGLNFPGRCP; this is encoded by the coding sequence CAGAGACCGGCATGCTGATCAGCGAGCTCTATCCGCACCTGAAGGGCTTTTGCGACCTGCCGATCCTGACCCCGGACGCCCCGGAAGCACAGGAAGCGTTCGACGCTGTTTTCTGCTCCACCCCCGACCGGGTCGGAATGAACATCGCGGAAAATGAACTGGCGAAGGGAGCGCATGTGGTTGACTACAGCGGTGACTTCCGGTTCACCACAGAAGACAAATACAGCGCTTACGCCAACTTCATCGGGCTTAACCCGGAGCATGCCGCTCCCAGCCTGCTGCCGCAGACGATTTACGGATTGTCCGAACTGCATGAGATCACACCGGACCAGAAACTGGCCGGGAACCCGGGATGTTTTGCAGTCAGCTGTATTCTAGGGCTTGCTCCCGCCGCAGCCAGCAACCTGGTCGCGCCGAAAAGCGTCATCTGCGACTGCAAAACCGGCGTATCCGGCGCAGGAAAAAAACCGTCACCAACCTTTCATTACCCTGCGCGTTACGAACAGGTGAATGCCTACAAACTGGCCGGACACCAGCATATGGTGGAAATCGAGCAGGAACTGAGCGCGTTGGCCGGAGAAACCATTCAGATCACAATGACCACCCAGGTGGTGCCGACCTGCCGGGGAATTCTTTCCTGCCTGTACGGAGATCTGAACAGCACAATGACCGCCTCAGAAGTGCTCGATCTGTATCAGGCGTTTTATGCAGACAAACCGTTCGTACGTGTTCTCGACAACAAAACGGTAATCGGTACCGCTCAGGTCAGCGGAACCAATTTCTGCAATCTGATCGTTGATGTAGACGAACGCAACAACCGTCTTCGGATTATCTCGCACATCGACAACCTCATGAAAGGTCAGGCCGGAAATGCGCTGCAGAATATGAATCTCATGTTCGGCCTCGACCCAATGACCGGCCTGAACTTCCCGGGCAGATGTCCGTAA
- a CDS encoding DUF454 family protein → MIIRTLHKTAWLTAGSIFLVLTVMGLLLPVVPQLPFFLATIFCFMRSSTRFHAWMHRQSWFIRLKSHLPHRRK, encoded by the coding sequence ATGATTATAAGAACGCTCCATAAAACGGCATGGTTGACTGCAGGATCCATCTTTCTGGTGCTGACGGTGATGGGGTTGCTGCTGCCGGTGGTACCGCAACTGCCTTTTTTTCTGGCGACCATCTTCTGCTTCATGCGCAGCTCAACCCGCTTTCATGCGTGGATGCACCGTCAGTCATGGTTTATTCGGCTTAAAAGCCACCTTCCGCACCGGAGAAAGTGA